Within the Clostridium scatologenes genome, the region ATATCCTGTGTCTTTTTTTATATTTATATTAAAAATATACAAAAAGTATTTTTTAGTGATAGAAAAGTATAAAAGGATTTGTATTAGTATATGAAAGCGCTTTTGGAATTGTTTTATATAAGATACACTAGGAAATAAAGGAAAAGTAGGTTAGTATATTTGTTTCATATGTGTAATGTAATTTAGATGTAAAAATAATAATGAATAATTGGGAGGTAAAAATGCGAATAAATCAAGACAATTTTATTGAACAACTTAAAAATAAAAATTCAAAAGCTTTAGAATATGTTTTTGATAATTATTGTGATTACATATATAAAGTAGTATTTTCAGTATTTGGTTCTAATCAGTATTCGAGCTATATAGATGAATGTATTAATGATATATTCATGTGTGTTTGGAATAACATAGATAAGTTTCATGAAGAAAAGGGAAGTTTTAAATATTGGTTTAAGGCAGTGGCAAAATATAAAGCTATAAATTATAAAAAGAAAATTATTAAAGATACTAATGTGGATTGTATAGAACATTATATTTTTGAAGCAAAGGAGCAAGTGGAAAATTTAGTTGTATCAAAGGAAAATAGGGAAGAAGTCATTAAAGTTATAAAAGATTTAAATGAACCAGATAGGGAAATTTTCATAAGAAGATACTTAATACAAGAAGATATAGTGGAGATAGCAAATTCACTTGGGATAAATAGAAGTGCAGTTGATAATAGACTTTCTAGAGGAAGAAAAGTTTTAAAGGAGAAGCTTGCATTTTTAAGAAAAGGAGGTTGTATAAATGAATAGAGATATATTTGATGAAAAAGATATGTTGGAATTATTCAATTATATAAACACTGATGAAGGACAAGATGATGTAAGTGTGAAAATTGATGATTTAAGAAAGAAGAAGTTAAGAAAGAATTTACTTAGTCGGGTAAGGGGATATAATAGAATAAAGAAATTTAAATATAAAGTGGCAGCAGCTGTAATAATAGCTGTAATATTCATTAGTGCAGCTGTACCTGCTATTGCTAAAAATATTCCAGCTTTAAATTCTATAATTCAAGCTTTTGTTGATAATAGATCAGGTGATCATGGTGAATATGAGAAATATTCTAAGATAGTAAATAAGAGTGTAACAGATAAAGGAGTAACTTTAACTATAAATGAAGTTTTGTGTGATGAAGGCAGCTTAATGATAGGGTATACCATAAAAAGTGAAAATAATATAAAGGGCATTGTTAAAAGTGGAAAAGATATTAAAGAAACAACTTTTACCCCTTTTACATTAATGAATTCTATGCAAATAGATGGGAAACACCCTGATGGAGGTTCATGGCAGGATGGAAAGTATTTAGATGATCATACTTATATAAATTCAGATAATGTTGATATAGGAAATAAAAATCTTCCATCTGTTTTTAATGTGGATATAGATGTAAAAGATATTTATGGTGTAAAAGGAAATTGGAATTTTAAATTTAGTGTTTCAAAAGATGAAACACTAAGAAATACTAAGGTGTTTAAACCAAATACTGTGACAAAGTTTCAAGATGCTACTATTAATGTGGAAAAAGTAAGCTTTTCACCTATAAATACATCCATAAGGATTACTGGTAAATATAATAAAGAAGAGTATAAAAATGTTGATAAAAGAAAAGAAGCTTTTAAACAATATATTATGATGGGAAATATGTTGTATGATCAATGGTTTGTTTTTGATGATAAAGGGGATGAAATTACAAAAAAGGGATCTTCAAGTAATGAGGTTCAAAACTCATCTTCTAGTGATTTTTACTATGATTTTAAATTTGTTAGTTTAAAGCGTATTCCTAAATATTTAACAGTTATACCATATAGAAATATTTTTCGTGAAAATAGTAATGAAAAAGCTACAGCTCCAGTATATAAAAATATAGATGGAACTTGTCCTATGGAACTTTCTCAAGGAAAAATAGGTAAACTTATAATTAAAGAAATAAAAACTGAAAAAGATAAAACTATTGTTAGGTATACAGCAGAAGGTCAAGCACCATTTTATCAGGCAAGATGGTTATTTATTTCAGATGATAAAGGTGAACCTATTGAAAGAAAGGATAATAATTTTGATGTAAAAAAAGATAAGGATAATCCTAGTGGTTATATCATGGAATTTAAACCTTTGGATAAAAATATGAAATATAGAATAGGAACTAATATAAATGATGACATAGAAATACGAAATGATTTAAAATTTAAAATAGAACTTAGATAGTGAATAACAGGTATAAAGGCTCATTAATGTTTTAAACATTAATGAGTTTTCTATATAGTAATTTATAAACATATTTCATTTGTTGTTGAAAAAATGTATAAATATTATAATTTTATTGTCAGAAAATCCATAGAACCTTCGTATTAATTTGTGAGAAGCTTCTTACAAGGAGGAAAAAAAGTGAATATAGATGAAAGTAATTTTATAGAACATATAAAAAAGAAAAATGCAAAAGCATTAGAATTTGTTGTAGATGAATACAGCAATTTGGTTTTTAAGGTAGTGAGGACTGTGCTTAATTCAAGTTTCCATGCCCAACATGCAGAAGAATGTGTAAATGATGTGTTCTGGGCAGTGTGGAATAATATAGAAAGCTTTGATGGAGAAAAAGGAAACTTTAAATATTGGATTACTGCTATAGCAAAATATAAAGCTATAGATTATAAAAGAAAGCTTTTTAAGCAAAGTACAGATGAATGTATAGATGACTATAATTTAAAAGATGAGCTTAATGTAGAAAATGCATTAATATCAAAAGAAAATAGAGAAGAAATTTTAACGGCTATAAACGGAATGAGATCAGAGGATAAAGAAATATTTATAAGAAGATATTTTTTATATGAAGGAATAGAAAATATAGCAAAAATATTTGGAGTAGATAGAAATTTAGTAGATAAAAGGCTTTCAAGAGGACGTAAATTTTTAAAGGAAAAGCTTATACCTTTGAAAGGAGAGATATTGTAATGAATAATAAGGATTTTAATTTAGAGGAAAAAGATATATATAAATTATTTAATGAAATAAAGATGGAAGAAAGTGAATTTAACCAAATGGAAGAAGAAATACCTGTTATTCAAAAAGAAAGGATAAAGAAAAATTTGAATAAAAAGATTAAAGGACAAAAGGGCTTTAAGAAACTGAAATATGGATCTATAGCAGCAGCTATAAGTTTAATAAGTATTGTAGGTATAGGTACAGCCTCACCTGCTTTTGCTGAAAATATTCCAGTATTGAGTTCTATAACACAAACACTTAATGATAAATTTGGATTTCATGGAGAATATGAAAAGTATTCTCAAATAGTAAATAAAAGTGTTGAGGATAAAGGTATAGATTTTACATTAAATGAAGTTCTAGCAGATGATTCGAAAGTGGTTATAGGATATACAATAAAAAGTGATAAAAAGATAAGTGATGAAGAAGCGATGTTTGTATTGAGTTCAGTAAAGATAAATGGAAAAATGCCTAATGGATCACATGGTAGCTCAACTGGAAATTATATAGATGATTATACTTATGTAGGCACTGAAGAAATTCATACTAAAATACCTCAGGATTCTAATAAATTTAATGTTAACTTCAATGTTAGTAAAATAGGAAACGTAAAGGGTAAATGGAACTTTTCATTTAGTATATCAAAAGAAGAATTACTAAAGGATAGTAGTATATTTAAGCCAAATAAGAAAATAGATTTTCCAGATAGCAATGTAATAATTGATAAGGTGGTATTTTCACCAATAGATACATCCGTTTTCTTAAGTGGAAAATCAAAAACTAAAAGAAGTGGAGAACATGGATTGCTTGATTATGACTATTGGATTGCCTTTGATGATAAAGGAACAGAGATTACGCCAAAAGGACTTGGCGGAGGATCAGGAAACTTAAAGGATGGAAACTTTAGTTGTGAAATGAATTATGTACGAATGAAAAGTGTTCCTAAATATTTAACTATTGTTCCTTGTAAAATTATTTCTTCTGGTGGTGGTGGAGTAAGTGTGGATAAGGATGGTAAAGAAACATCTATGAAAGTGGAAACCAAAAAGCCTAAAGAAATAAGTAAAGTTATAGATGGAATATATCCAATAGAATTGCCTCAAGGCGAAATGGGAAAAGTTATAGTAAAAGAAATAAAAACAGAAAATAATAAAACTATAGTTAAGTATACAGCACAAGGTAAAGCACCGTATTTTCAAGCACAAGATCTTCTTATAAAAGATGATCAAGGAAAAGATATTAAAATTAAGGATCATAATATAAGGAAAGATGAAAATAATCCTAATGAATTTACAAAAGTATTTGAGGCATTAGATCCTAATAAAAAATATACAATATATACTAATGATTTTAGTAATGTTGATTTTGGAGAAAATTTAAAGTTTAAAATTGATCTTAATAAGTAAAAAATTATAATAAAAATCCTTAGAATTTTAATAATTCCTGAGGGTTTTTATTGATTTAGTTTTAAGTTAACAAAAAATTTAGATGTTTGACTAATCTATTAAATGTATGATAATAAAAGTTAAATGGTGTTCTATTTTATATTTAATGTATAACGTTAATATGAAAAGTATAGCAATAAGTACTACTTAAAAATACATAAAGTATACTTGTAAAGGGTTTTTATACATACAATAAGCTGATAAATGGTGATTTTGAGTAAATCATTTAAGTTGACAAAAAATGTAGTTATAAATATAATAAATTGACAGCGTGATTATGCTTTATATTAAAGTAACAATGGAGAGGAGATGAGAATAGAATATAAAATAAAAAATAAGTTAATTTAAAGCGCCAGGACTTGAGTGAAAGAATAAACCTAAGGAAACTTAGATTATGCTGAGTAAGTTCCACCAACCAAATCGTAGATTAATTTCTTATAGATTATAGGGAGTGGACAAAAACTTCTTGAGGTTATAGGAGATTTCTTTTTAAAGGAAACTCAGCCTTATGGCTGAGTAAGTTCGACTAACCAAATCGCAGATTTGGAGTCTCACTTAAGTTGACGAGGATGGGGAGTATCGAATCTTCGGCGGGTGCCCCACGGTAACGCACTACCGTTAACGATTAATAAAATCAGAAAGTGATTTCTGACACAATATTAATCTGGTGTTAAAACCTTTATTTTAATACAATCTAAGGTGAATTTTAAATTTGCCATAGGTCTATTAAGTTTTGTCTATTTTAAAGTGATAAGTTTTAATAGGCTTTAGGGTTGTGAAAAAATTATTTGATTTAAGAAAGGAAGATTTTTATGTGCGGAATAGTTGGTTTTATAGGAAAAAAGGATGCATCATCAGTTTTAATTGAAGGATTAAGTAAATTAGAATATAGAGGATATGACTCAGCAGGAGTAGCTATATTTGATGAGGAAAGAATAAATGTTACAAAATGTAAAGGAAGACTTATAAATCTTGAAAATAAATTAAAAGAAGAACCTTTAAAGGGATCATTAGGAATAGGACATACAAGATGGGCTACTCATGGTGAACCATCAGATTTAAATGCACATCCTCACAGTAATGAAGATGAAACAATAAGTGTTGTTCATAATGGAATAATAGAGAACTATATGCACTTAAGAGAATGGTTAATTTCAAAAGGATATAAATTTGTATCAGAAACAGATACAGAAGTTATACCTAATTTAATAGATTATTTTTACAATGGTGATTTAGTAGATGCGGTTATGAAGGCTGTAGCTAAAATGGAAGGAAGCTATGCTATAGGTGTAATATGTGCAAAGGAACCAGATAAGCTTGTAGCAGTAAGAAAAGACAGTCCATTAATAGTAGGACTTGGTAAGGGAGAATTCTTTATAGCATCAGATATACCAGCAATATTAAATCACACTAGAGATATTTATCTTCTAAATGATAAAGAGTTTGTAGTTATGACTCAAGATGGAGTAAAACTTTTATCACAAGAGGGAGAAGAAATAAAGAGAGATATATATCATGTAACTTGGAATGCTGATGCTGCTGAAAAAGGTGGATTTGAACACTTTATGATAAAGGAAATCCACGAACAGCCAAAAGCTATAAAAGATACTATGACATCAAGAGTTATGCCAGGAAAACCAATAACCCTTGATAAAATAACAATAACAAAAGAACAAATAGAAAATATAGATAAAGTATATATAGTAGCGTGTGGAACTGCTTACCATGCAGGAATTGTAGGCAAATATGTAATAGAAAAATTAGCAAGAATACCTGTAGAAGTAGAAGTTGCTTCTGAATTTAGATATAGAGATCCAATAATAAATGAAAGAACTTTAATGATTGTTGTAAGTCAATCAGGAGAAACAGCAGATACTTTAGCAGCACTTAGAGAAGCTAAAGCTAATGGAGCCAGAGTAATAGCTGTAACTAATGTTGTTGGAAGCTCGGTATCAAGAGAAGCAGATGATGTATTATATACATGGGCAGGACCAGAAATTGCAGTTGCTTCAACAAAAGCATATGTAACTCAGCTTATAGCAATGTATATTATAGCTTTGTTCTTTGCTGAAAATAAGAAAACATTAAAAGAATCAGAAATAGAAGCAATAAAGAAAGAGATGCTAATATTGCCAGAAAGAGCAGAAAAGGTATTAAAAAATAAAGAAACTATACAAAAGTTTGCTTCAAAAACTTATATGCATAAGGATATGTTCTTCTTAGGAAGAGGTCTTGATTATGCTGTAGCTATGGAAGGTTCATTAAAGCTTAAAGAAATATCATATATTCATTCTGAAGCTTATGCAGGTGGAGAATTAAAACATGGTCCTATAGCTTTAATAGAAAAAGGAACTATAGTAATAGCAGGAGCTACTCAAGAAAACTTATATGATAAAATGGTAAGTAATATCAAAGAAGTTAAAACTAGAGGAGCTAATGTTTTAGGTATTGCATTTGAAGGACATACAGAAATAGAAAAAACTGTAGATTCAGTGTTATATATACCAGAAGTAAAAGATATATTAGCACCAGTAATATCTGTAATTCCATTACAATTACTATCTTATTATATGGCAATACAAAAAGGTTGCGATGTTGATAAACCACGTAATTTAGCAAAAAGCGTTACAGTAGAATAGACATAATTATTAAATTTAACTGATTGTAGGTTTGAAATAAAGTTTGATATTTTGGAATAAAGTATGATACTTTGAAACAAAGTTTGATATTTTGAAACAAAGTTTGAATAAAAATTCAAGAGATGAAAATACTATGCGTGAGATGTGTAGTATATAGGACAAATTAAATACAGCAATAGAGTAAACCGCGCATTCTCAATATTTGTGAGAGTGTGCGGTTTTTTATTGTATAAAAAGGTGTGATTATATGGCAAAAAGAGTTA harbors:
- a CDS encoding sigma-70 family RNA polymerase sigma factor, which produces MNIDESNFIEHIKKKNAKALEFVVDEYSNLVFKVVRTVLNSSFHAQHAEECVNDVFWAVWNNIESFDGEKGNFKYWITAIAKYKAIDYKRKLFKQSTDECIDDYNLKDELNVENALISKENREEILTAINGMRSEDKEIFIRRYFLYEGIENIAKIFGVDRNLVDKRLSRGRKFLKEKLIPLKGEIL
- a CDS encoding sigma-70 family RNA polymerase sigma factor; the protein is MRINQDNFIEQLKNKNSKALEYVFDNYCDYIYKVVFSVFGSNQYSSYIDECINDIFMCVWNNIDKFHEEKGSFKYWFKAVAKYKAINYKKKIIKDTNVDCIEHYIFEAKEQVENLVVSKENREEVIKVIKDLNEPDREIFIRRYLIQEDIVEIANSLGINRSAVDNRLSRGRKVLKEKLAFLRKGGCINE
- the glmS gene encoding glutamine--fructose-6-phosphate transaminase (isomerizing), whose protein sequence is MCGIVGFIGKKDASSVLIEGLSKLEYRGYDSAGVAIFDEERINVTKCKGRLINLENKLKEEPLKGSLGIGHTRWATHGEPSDLNAHPHSNEDETISVVHNGIIENYMHLREWLISKGYKFVSETDTEVIPNLIDYFYNGDLVDAVMKAVAKMEGSYAIGVICAKEPDKLVAVRKDSPLIVGLGKGEFFIASDIPAILNHTRDIYLLNDKEFVVMTQDGVKLLSQEGEEIKRDIYHVTWNADAAEKGGFEHFMIKEIHEQPKAIKDTMTSRVMPGKPITLDKITITKEQIENIDKVYIVACGTAYHAGIVGKYVIEKLARIPVEVEVASEFRYRDPIINERTLMIVVSQSGETADTLAALREAKANGARVIAVTNVVGSSVSREADDVLYTWAGPEIAVASTKAYVTQLIAMYIIALFFAENKKTLKESEIEAIKKEMLILPERAEKVLKNKETIQKFASKTYMHKDMFFLGRGLDYAVAMEGSLKLKEISYIHSEAYAGGELKHGPIALIEKGTIVIAGATQENLYDKMVSNIKEVKTRGANVLGIAFEGHTEIEKTVDSVLYIPEVKDILAPVISVIPLQLLSYYMAIQKGCDVDKPRNLAKSVTVE
- a CDS encoding DUF4179 domain-containing protein → MNNKDFNLEEKDIYKLFNEIKMEESEFNQMEEEIPVIQKERIKKNLNKKIKGQKGFKKLKYGSIAAAISLISIVGIGTASPAFAENIPVLSSITQTLNDKFGFHGEYEKYSQIVNKSVEDKGIDFTLNEVLADDSKVVIGYTIKSDKKISDEEAMFVLSSVKINGKMPNGSHGSSTGNYIDDYTYVGTEEIHTKIPQDSNKFNVNFNVSKIGNVKGKWNFSFSISKEELLKDSSIFKPNKKIDFPDSNVIIDKVVFSPIDTSVFLSGKSKTKRSGEHGLLDYDYWIAFDDKGTEITPKGLGGGSGNLKDGNFSCEMNYVRMKSVPKYLTIVPCKIISSGGGGVSVDKDGKETSMKVETKKPKEISKVIDGIYPIELPQGEMGKVIVKEIKTENNKTIVKYTAQGKAPYFQAQDLLIKDDQGKDIKIKDHNIRKDENNPNEFTKVFEALDPNKKYTIYTNDFSNVDFGENLKFKIDLNK
- a CDS encoding DUF4179 domain-containing protein, which produces MNRDIFDEKDMLELFNYINTDEGQDDVSVKIDDLRKKKLRKNLLSRVRGYNRIKKFKYKVAAAVIIAVIFISAAVPAIAKNIPALNSIIQAFVDNRSGDHGEYEKYSKIVNKSVTDKGVTLTINEVLCDEGSLMIGYTIKSENNIKGIVKSGKDIKETTFTPFTLMNSMQIDGKHPDGGSWQDGKYLDDHTYINSDNVDIGNKNLPSVFNVDIDVKDIYGVKGNWNFKFSVSKDETLRNTKVFKPNTVTKFQDATINVEKVSFSPINTSIRITGKYNKEEYKNVDKRKEAFKQYIMMGNMLYDQWFVFDDKGDEITKKGSSSNEVQNSSSSDFYYDFKFVSLKRIPKYLTVIPYRNIFRENSNEKATAPVYKNIDGTCPMELSQGKIGKLIIKEIKTEKDKTIVRYTAEGQAPFYQARWLFISDDKGEPIERKDNNFDVKKDKDNPSGYIMEFKPLDKNMKYRIGTNINDDIEIRNDLKFKIELR